The following are encoded in a window of Legionella geestiana genomic DNA:
- a CDS encoding helix-turn-helix domain-containing protein, whose product MNAVETPNMLHAVKQEQGLQELVYSLVTRFLAENKGKNIVDLYDMILSEVEPPLLQAVMEKRRGNQLQAARMLGISRGTIRKKLQRYFGTRYFRLTDE is encoded by the coding sequence ATGAATGCCGTTGAAACACCGAACATGCTGCACGCTGTCAAGCAGGAGCAGGGCCTGCAAGAGCTGGTGTATTCCCTGGTAACCCGATTTCTGGCTGAAAACAAAGGAAAAAACATTGTCGATTTATATGACATGATTCTTTCTGAAGTAGAGCCCCCGCTTTTGCAGGCTGTCATGGAAAAACGCCGTGGCAATCAGCTGCAGGCTGCAAGAATGCTGGGTATCAGCCGTGGTACCATTCGCAAAAAGCTGCAACGCTACTTCGGCACCCGCTATTTCCGTCTTACTGACGAGTAA
- a CDS encoding MFS transporter, with the protein MVKKSLHSPDTVSSHQRFLPWIVWGLGCLFYFYEFLLQVSPGVMSNELMRDFSVTGQALGMLSAVYFYSYAAMQLPGGVLMDYYGPHRLLTLATFVCAVSTIAFGLTESYLMACLARFMVGFGSAFAAVGAMKLAANWFPASRFALLTGMMVTIGMLGAIGGETPLALLIDAVGWRRSMVWMGSAGLGLALLIWLIAKDAPSARKVVQRAAGDPPLAASLLKLLSNTQLWLVAIYGGLMYLVTPVFCGLWGVQFLMFRMHIPKTAAAGAVSLVFVGWAIAAPLWGAFSNHIGRRKPPLWIGNIGALICCLLFIYAPIESLFLIQCLLLFFGIFSAGFLPSFALAKELCDRRYVATGLSFMNMMNMLGIALVQPLTGFVLDALWTGEMLDGVRVYPLSAYHMALSLLPLGMMVSLLILPRIHETHCHQVEHS; encoded by the coding sequence ATGGTCAAAAAATCATTGCATTCCCCGGATACTGTTTCTTCGCATCAAAGGTTTCTCCCCTGGATAGTCTGGGGGCTTGGTTGCCTCTTTTATTTCTACGAATTTTTACTACAGGTTTCGCCCGGCGTGATGAGCAATGAGCTCATGCGCGACTTTTCCGTTACGGGTCAGGCGCTTGGCATGCTTTCTGCCGTTTACTTTTATTCCTATGCCGCCATGCAGCTGCCGGGTGGCGTCCTCATGGACTATTACGGCCCTCACCGCCTCTTAACCCTTGCAACCTTTGTATGCGCCGTCAGTACCATTGCGTTTGGGCTGACAGAAAGTTACTTAATGGCCTGTCTCGCGCGCTTTATGGTGGGCTTTGGCTCGGCTTTCGCCGCTGTGGGCGCCATGAAGCTTGCCGCCAACTGGTTTCCGGCAAGCCGCTTTGCACTTCTTACAGGAATGATGGTGACGATTGGCATGCTGGGTGCCATCGGTGGTGAAACCCCGCTCGCACTCCTGATTGACGCGGTTGGCTGGCGCAGGAGCATGGTGTGGATGGGAAGTGCCGGACTTGGGCTGGCACTGCTCATATGGCTTATTGCCAAGGATGCGCCGAGCGCGCGCAAGGTAGTTCAACGCGCGGCTGGCGACCCGCCTCTGGCTGCAAGCCTTTTAAAACTCCTCAGTAACACCCAGCTCTGGCTTGTGGCCATTTACGGAGGACTGATGTACCTCGTTACACCAGTCTTTTGCGGGCTTTGGGGCGTGCAGTTTTTAATGTTTCGCATGCACATTCCCAAAACCGCAGCGGCGGGTGCTGTTTCGCTCGTTTTTGTGGGATGGGCCATTGCCGCACCACTTTGGGGGGCTTTTTCGAACCACATCGGGCGGCGAAAACCCCCTCTCTGGATTGGCAACATCGGCGCGCTCATCTGCTGCCTGCTGTTTATTTACGCACCCATTGAATCGCTGTTTCTGATACAGTGCCTCCTGCTCTTTTTCGGCATTTTTTCCGCGGGCTTTCTGCCATCGTTTGCGCTTGCCAAAGAACTGTGCGACCGCCGCTATGTCGCAACCGGACTCAGTTTCATGAACATGATGAACATGCTCGGCATCGCTCTCGTGCAACCCCTCACCGGTTTTGTGCTTGATGCCCTCTGGACCGGCGAAATGTTGGACGGGGTCCGGGTCTATCCACTTTCTGCCTACCACATGGCACTTTCGCTGCTGCCGCTTGGCATGATGGTTTCTCTCCTGATTCTCCCACGCATTCACGAAACCCACTGCCACCAGGTGGAGCATTCTTAG
- the miaB gene encoding tRNA (N6-isopentenyl adenosine(37)-C2)-methylthiotransferase MiaB, translating to MSKKLYIKTSGCQMNEYDSSKMADVLLASHGYEKTDVLEDAQVILLNTCSIREKAEEKVFSQLGQWREFKALHPDTIIGVGGCVASQEGDGILKRAPWVDLVFGPQTLHRLPEMLDERLKSKKPVVDISFPEIEKFDRLPEPRAEGPSAYVSIMEGCSKYCSYCVVPYTRGEEISRPFDDVLAECYALSLQGVREIHLLGQNVNDYRGLMENGDIADLALLIRYLAAIDGIGRIRYTTSHPLAFSDNLIAAHAEVPELANHLHLPVQSGSDRILALMKRGYTVLEYKSKIRKLRKVRPDIRLSTDIIVGFPGETDKDFEDTLALVAEIGYDTSFSFIFSARPGTPAANLADDTPMEVKKERLARLQALLASQAAQYSKALEGTEQRILVTGASKKSPHQMSGRTECNRVVNFDAPAHLIGHFATVHITESLPNSLRARLVSAELSHA from the coding sequence ATGAGTAAAAAGCTTTACATCAAAACCAGCGGATGCCAGATGAACGAATACGACTCCTCCAAAATGGCGGATGTCCTTCTCGCGTCCCACGGCTATGAAAAAACCGATGTTCTGGAAGATGCACAGGTCATTTTACTGAACACCTGCTCCATTCGTGAAAAAGCTGAAGAAAAGGTGTTTTCACAGCTTGGGCAATGGCGCGAATTCAAAGCCCTGCATCCCGATACGATTATTGGCGTTGGCGGTTGTGTCGCAAGCCAGGAGGGTGACGGTATTTTAAAACGCGCGCCGTGGGTCGACCTTGTTTTTGGTCCCCAGACGCTGCACCGTCTGCCGGAAATGCTGGATGAGCGCCTTAAAAGCAAAAAACCGGTCGTGGATATCTCTTTCCCTGAAATTGAAAAATTTGACCGCCTGCCAGAACCGCGCGCCGAGGGGCCTTCGGCGTATGTTTCCATCATGGAAGGCTGCAGCAAATATTGCAGTTATTGCGTAGTACCGTATACCCGCGGCGAGGAAATCAGCCGTCCCTTTGATGATGTGCTGGCTGAATGTTACGCACTGTCGCTGCAGGGCGTGCGTGAGATTCATCTGCTTGGGCAAAACGTTAACGACTACCGTGGACTCATGGAAAACGGCGACATTGCCGATCTTGCCCTGCTTATACGCTATCTTGCGGCAATTGACGGCATTGGCCGTATCCGCTACACCACTTCACACCCGCTCGCGTTTTCTGACAACCTGATTGCAGCGCATGCAGAGGTGCCAGAGCTTGCCAATCATCTGCACCTGCCGGTGCAAAGTGGCTCGGACCGCATTCTCGCACTCATGAAACGTGGATATACGGTGCTCGAATACAAATCAAAAATCAGAAAACTGCGCAAGGTGCGCCCGGATATTCGCCTCTCTACGGATATTATTGTCGGCTTTCCTGGCGAAACCGACAAAGACTTTGAAGACACTCTGGCGCTGGTTGCCGAAATTGGTTACGACACCTCTTTCAGTTTTATTTTCAGCGCACGTCCGGGAACGCCGGCGGCCAATCTCGCCGATGACACCCCGATGGAGGTCAAAAAAGAACGCCTGGCACGCCTGCAGGCCCTGCTTGCCAGTCAGGCAGCACAATACAGCAAGGCGCTGGAAGGTACTGAGCAGCGCATTCTGGTAACCGGTGCCTCGAAAAAATCACCGCACCAGATGTCGGGGCGTACCGAATGTAACCGGGTTGTCAATTTTGATGCCCCAGCGCACCTGATTGGGCATTTTGCAACGGTACATATCACTGAATCGCTGCCAAATTCGTTGCGCGCACGCCTCGTTTCTGCTGAACTGAGCCATGCCTGA